Below is a window of Desulfarculaceae bacterium DNA.
CGATCCCGCCGATCATAACCTTACCCTCCCCCGTGGCGGGCCCCCGTGGGGCCTCACTCCAGGTGTTCCTCCATGAGCCTCAGGAAGGCTGGCGAGCTCCGAAAGGCCTCGCCGGCCCGCATGTGGGCCAGCCAGGCGCGCCAGGCCTCGCCCCACTCGTCGGTGTGCCAGAAGGCTTCCGGCTCTTCGCCCTTTTCCCAGCGGCGAAAGGCCTCGTATTCCTCTTGGCAAACCTCGCAGAAGGGATAGGGGGCGTCCACGGGCGGCGGAGCGGTGTATTCCACGGCCAGGCCGCAGTGGGCGCAGCGCCGGGGGCACATGCCGCAACTGAGCGAACTGGCCACCGCCTGGGCCCGCCTGCGGGCGCGCCCTTCGGCGATACGGCGGTCCTTGCTCTTGCGCCTTTTCAGGTCAATGACCTCGGCCACGCCAAACCCCTTAAGCTTCTGCGAATGCGACTAAACTCTACCAGCGCCCCAAAGGCCAGTCAAGCAAGCCCCCGTGCGCTCAGGCCATCGGAGATGCCGGCCACCATCTGCCGCGCCGCGGCCACCGGATCATCCGCCGCGCGGATGGGCCGGCCCACCACGATGTGGCTGGCCCCGGCGGCAATGGCCTTTTCGGGCGTCATCACCCGCTTTTGGTCGTCGGCCGAGCCGCTGGCCAGGCGGATGCCCGGGCACACCACCAGGGCCTGTTCGCCCAATAGCTCGCGCACCGGCATGGCCTCCTGCCCGGAGCACACCACCCCGGCGCATCCGGCGCGCAGGGCCAGGCGGGCCCGGTGCAACACCAGCGCGGCCGGGTCGGTCAGCTCGGCCGGGTAACCCATGCTCATCAGCTCGCCCCGCCCCAGGCTGGTGAGCACCGTCACCCCCAAAAGCTGGGCCCCGCCCAGGTCCATGTCCGTGAAGATCTTCTCCTGGTCCGCGTGGCAGGTGAGCATGTCCACCCCCAACGCGGCCGCGGCCCGCGCCGCCGCCCGCATGGTGGCCGGGATGTCGTGCAGCTTCAGGTCCAAAAACACCGCCCGCGCCCCGGCCGCCCGCACCCGGGCGATCACCTTGGGCCCGGCGGAAACGAACAGCTCCAGGCCCACCTTGAACACCCCCACCTCGGAGGCCAAAAGGCGCACCAAGTCCTCGGCCTCGTCGGCGCTGTCCACGTCCAGGGCGAATATCAGTCGGTCGCGGGGGGTCATGGGCCCATCTCCTCCAGATGCATTGCGTCGTATTCCCGGGCCAGGGGAACCAGCTCCCCCTGGGCCCGGAAACTATAGACCGAATCGCCTCCCACCACCAGATGGTCGGTGAGTTCCAGTCCCACCCCCCTGAGCGCGAAGTAGAGCTGGCGGGTGAGCGCCCGGTCCTCCCGGCTGGGGGTGGGGTCGCCGCCGGGGTGGTTGTGGGCGGCCACCACCGCCGCCGCCCCGGCGGCCAGGGCCCGCGCGGCCACCTCGCGGGGATAGACCACCGCCTGGTTGATGGTGCCCGCGAACAGCTCCTCGTTGGCCAGCACCCGGTGCCGCGAATCCAGCAAGAGCACCCGGAACACCTCCTGCTTGAGCGGCCCCATGCTCAGGCGCAGATACTCCGCCGCCTGGGCCGGGTCGGCCAGGGAGCCCCCGGTCATGAGCTTGTCTTCCAGATAGCGCCGGGCCACGGCCGGGACCAGCTTGAGCCCCAGGATGTTCTTGGGGCCGATGCCCTTTATCTTGGCCAGCTCGGCCGGTGGGGCCTCCAAGACCGCCCGCAGGCTGCCCAGGGCCTTTAGCAGCGCCCTCGCCTGCTGCTTGCAGTCGCGGCGCGGGGTGGCCAGGGTCAAGAGAAGCTCCAGGGCCTCCTCGTCGGTGAACTTGGTCAGGCCGTGGGCCAGAAACTTTTCGCGCAAGCGGGCGCGGTGGCCTTCGGCG
It encodes the following:
- the pyrF gene encoding orotidine-5'-phosphate decarboxylase → MTPRDRLIFALDVDSADEAEDLVRLLASEVGVFKVGLELFVSAGPKVIARVRAAGARAVFLDLKLHDIPATMRAAARAAAALGVDMLTCHADQEKIFTDMDLGGAQLLGVTVLTSLGRGELMSMGYPAELTDPAALVLHRARLALRAGCAGVVCSGQEAMPVRELLGEQALVVCPGIRLASGSADDQKRVMTPEKAIAAGASHIVVGRPIRAADDPVAAARQMVAGISDGLSARGLA
- the radC gene encoding DNA repair protein RadC — protein: MSPAQGAAKNPAEGHRARLREKFLAHGLTKFTDEEALELLLTLATPRRDCKQQARALLKALGSLRAVLEAPPAELAKIKGIGPKNILGLKLVPAVARRYLEDKLMTGGSLADPAQAAEYLRLSMGPLKQEVFRVLLLDSRHRVLANEELFAGTINQAVVYPREVAARALAAGAAAVVAAHNHPGGDPTPSREDRALTRQLYFALRGVGLELTDHLVVGGDSVYSFRAQGELVPLAREYDAMHLEEMGP